Proteins from a single region of Arctopsyche grandis isolate Sample6627 chromosome 1, ASM5162203v2, whole genome shotgun sequence:
- the CstF50 gene encoding cleavage stimulation factor subunit 1 Cst50 isoform X1, protein MTLEVELPPTTPVKDGSELDPKNVVKNRELLYRLIISQLYYDGHQTIAAGLSSAVHADPPCPPSDRLLHVMLVGLQNEPDVREKQNSGAGEHLLGAAGLDLEFESDASSLAPEPALYETAYVTSHKQACRAGAFSSDGQLVATGSVDASIKILDVERMLAKSAPDEIDPGRETQGHPVIRTLYDHTDEVTCLDFHPKEQILVSGSKDNTIKLFDITKASVKKAYRTITDAESVRCVSFHPLGNHIITSTTHPVIRLYDVTTGQCFVCPIPSHQHTKTVNCLKWSLNGKLFASAGSDGHIKLWDGVSNRCINTFTAAHDGAEISSVCFTRNSKYLLSSGKDSMIKLWELTTSRCLIAYTGAGTTGKQDHLAQAVFNHTEDFVIFPDEATTSLCAWNSRNASRAQLMNLGHNGPVRYIIHSTTAPAFLTCSDDYRARFWYRRSATH, encoded by the exons ATGACCCTCGAAGTGGAGCTTCCGCCGACGACTCCAGTCAAAGACGGTTCGGAATTGGATCCGAAAAATGTGGTCAAAAATCGGGAACTACTATACAGACTCATCATCAG TCAGTTATACTATGATGGCCATCAGACCATAGCAGCCGGCTTATCATCGGCGGTCCACGCAGATCCACCGTGCCCTCCCAGCGACAG ACTTCTCCACGTGATGTTAGTTGGCCTTCAAAACGAGCCAGACGTGAGAGAAAAACAGAATTCAGGAGCCGGAGAGCATCTGCTAGGTGCAGCCGGTTTAG ATTTGGAATTCGAGTCCGACGCATCCAGCTTGGCGCCGGAACCAGCTCTATATGAGACCGCATACGTGACTTCACACAAACAGGCTTGCAGGGCCGGTGCATTCAGCAGCGACGGTCAACTCGTGGCCACTGGCAGCGTGGACGCAAGTATCAAG ATTTTAGATGTCGAGCGTATGTTGGCGAAATCTGCTCCCGATGAGATCGATCCTGGCCGAGAGACGCAAGGACATCCCGTCATCAGAACACT GTACGATCATACAGATGAAGTAACCTGTCTTGATTTTCATCCAAAAGAACAGATTTTAGTGAGCGGATCGAAAGACAATACTATAAAACTGTTCGATATTACAAAAGCGTCAGTGAAGAAAGCGTACAGGACGATAACT gaTGCAGAGTCCGTGAGATGCGTATCTTTTCATCCCTTGGGAAATCATATAATAACATCGACAACACATCCAGTAATACGTCTGTACGATGTAACGACCGGTCAATGTTTCGTATGTCCAATACCTTCACATCAACATACGAAAACTGTCAATTGCTTGaa GTGGTCGTTAAATGGCAAATTGTTTGCGAGTGCCGGATCTGATGGACACATTAAGCTTTGGGACGGCGTCTCCAACCGTTGCATCAATACTTTCACTGCTGCACATGACGGAGCTGAAATATCGTCAGTTTGTTTTACAAGGAACAGCAAG tatttactATCGTCTGGGAAAGACTCGATGATAAAACTGTGGGAATTGACAACTAGCCGGTGCTTAATAGCTTACACGGGCGCAGGAACGACAg gaaAACAAGACCACCTCGCTCAAGCTGTGTTTAATCACACGGAAGATTTCGTCATCTTCCCTGATGAAGCTACGACTTCTCTATGCGCATGGAATTCGAGGAACGCTTCGAGAGCTCAACTTATGAATTTGGGGCACAACGGCCCTGTCAg GTATATTATTCATTCGACGACGGCTCCAGCATTCCTCACGTGCAGTGACGATTATCGTGCACGTTTCTGGTATAGAAGATCGGCTACGCATTAA
- the CstF50 gene encoding cleavage stimulation factor subunit 1 Cst50 isoform X2 yields MTLEVELPPTTPVKDGSELDPKNVVKNRELLYRLIISQLYYDGHQTIAAGLSSAVHADPPCPPSDRLLHVMLVGLQNEPDVREKQNSGAGEHLLGAADLEFESDASSLAPEPALYETAYVTSHKQACRAGAFSSDGQLVATGSVDASIKILDVERMLAKSAPDEIDPGRETQGHPVIRTLYDHTDEVTCLDFHPKEQILVSGSKDNTIKLFDITKASVKKAYRTITDAESVRCVSFHPLGNHIITSTTHPVIRLYDVTTGQCFVCPIPSHQHTKTVNCLKWSLNGKLFASAGSDGHIKLWDGVSNRCINTFTAAHDGAEISSVCFTRNSKYLLSSGKDSMIKLWELTTSRCLIAYTGAGTTGKQDHLAQAVFNHTEDFVIFPDEATTSLCAWNSRNASRAQLMNLGHNGPVRYIIHSTTAPAFLTCSDDYRARFWYRRSATH; encoded by the exons ATGACCCTCGAAGTGGAGCTTCCGCCGACGACTCCAGTCAAAGACGGTTCGGAATTGGATCCGAAAAATGTGGTCAAAAATCGGGAACTACTATACAGACTCATCATCAG TCAGTTATACTATGATGGCCATCAGACCATAGCAGCCGGCTTATCATCGGCGGTCCACGCAGATCCACCGTGCCCTCCCAGCGACAG ACTTCTCCACGTGATGTTAGTTGGCCTTCAAAACGAGCCAGACGTGAGAGAAAAACAGAATTCAGGAGCCGGAGAGCATCTGCTAGGTGCAGCCG ATTTGGAATTCGAGTCCGACGCATCCAGCTTGGCGCCGGAACCAGCTCTATATGAGACCGCATACGTGACTTCACACAAACAGGCTTGCAGGGCCGGTGCATTCAGCAGCGACGGTCAACTCGTGGCCACTGGCAGCGTGGACGCAAGTATCAAG ATTTTAGATGTCGAGCGTATGTTGGCGAAATCTGCTCCCGATGAGATCGATCCTGGCCGAGAGACGCAAGGACATCCCGTCATCAGAACACT GTACGATCATACAGATGAAGTAACCTGTCTTGATTTTCATCCAAAAGAACAGATTTTAGTGAGCGGATCGAAAGACAATACTATAAAACTGTTCGATATTACAAAAGCGTCAGTGAAGAAAGCGTACAGGACGATAACT gaTGCAGAGTCCGTGAGATGCGTATCTTTTCATCCCTTGGGAAATCATATAATAACATCGACAACACATCCAGTAATACGTCTGTACGATGTAACGACCGGTCAATGTTTCGTATGTCCAATACCTTCACATCAACATACGAAAACTGTCAATTGCTTGaa GTGGTCGTTAAATGGCAAATTGTTTGCGAGTGCCGGATCTGATGGACACATTAAGCTTTGGGACGGCGTCTCCAACCGTTGCATCAATACTTTCACTGCTGCACATGACGGAGCTGAAATATCGTCAGTTTGTTTTACAAGGAACAGCAAG tatttactATCGTCTGGGAAAGACTCGATGATAAAACTGTGGGAATTGACAACTAGCCGGTGCTTAATAGCTTACACGGGCGCAGGAACGACAg gaaAACAAGACCACCTCGCTCAAGCTGTGTTTAATCACACGGAAGATTTCGTCATCTTCCCTGATGAAGCTACGACTTCTCTATGCGCATGGAATTCGAGGAACGCTTCGAGAGCTCAACTTATGAATTTGGGGCACAACGGCCCTGTCAg GTATATTATTCATTCGACGACGGCTCCAGCATTCCTCACGTGCAGTGACGATTATCGTGCACGTTTCTGGTATAGAAGATCGGCTACGCATTAA